AAGCTTATCAAGAGGCTCGTAGCTATCGGGATGGATACTGATGATGTGCCGGCGAAGGGATAAAAGTGAGATAAACGGTAAGAGGAAGCAACCGGCATTACATGAACCAGTAGTAGTGGCACCGTGGAGGGCGCGAGGGCACTCTTGTTGTTATTGCGCAATCGTACACGGGTACATCACTTGGCGAGACATCACCATTTGCATTTGGAGCCCAGGGAACACAACACggaatctgaaaaaaaaaatccttctccACCATGCGACCATCAAAGGATCTTGACACTTACTGGAGCCTATTGCGCCGAGAGATCTTCTTGTCTATTAGCGACCAATGGCGGAGACGTGACTTTTCCGGGTAAATCAAGTGTCTCGAAAAGATAGTGGCCCGCCGCCATGGCGCTAGACGGTACAAATTGTCCTCTCCGAAAGCGTACATGCCTTCGATGTACGCGCGTTGGTTTATGACAGCATAATAACGCAACGGATAATGACCGCAAAACCACTCGGCTGGATCCGAAGTGATATCGAAATAGTAAACGGCAGGCGTACGCCTGTAGGTCCTAAGCTGGAATTAGTTTATTCTGTTCATCGTGTTCAACCTGTGTCTTTCTCGCAGAAAAAATGGGTCATTGATAGCGCTGTGCTCTCGATTGGATCGCAGGTATAGCCCGTGATGTTATCGCGATAATGTACCGTTACTTGGATTGCTTTTGATTGATTCCAGATCCAATGGCAATAATTCTCGGCGAAtaccatcacgatcacgaaaTTGCAAAATGATATCAATGCAACATTTGCTACGTCTTGCCGTGCCGTTCTCTTTTGATATTGATAACATAATACAAATATTTCTAGAGCGTTCTAATTGAGAAATTAAACAGATTCTGAATTAAGATTGCGCCCGTCCGGCATTTACGTGGTTTAGTACACTGCACCGCTATAGTTTAATTAGATTGCCTGCTTTACGTGCTTTCTAATGCCATACATGTGAAACAGGAGTTTACTCTTGAAGGAGCACTGCTTGCGCCACACCATGCTTCATTACACTaaaaaatgtgtgtgtttatctgAAATTATCTCACCTTATTATTTTTGGCTTATAGCTGTTCTATCATTTACGCCGGTTACACCTCGCTTCCCATAAGCGCTTGTTACATACTGGCAAGAGTGCTACCatatatttaaaataatttatttcaattcggTTCCTCGCTTCACCAtcatgttgtgttgtgttgccgaTTGTAAATGGCTACTATCAGGCGGCACTTATCGCCGAGTTGCATGAATCGTTccgaaagaaagaagggaaaaaaaacaaattcatctTCCGTCAGCCTTTGAAAGGCACAGCGAGGTAACATATTGAGGGAATACCGGCCTTCTACGTTCGGACCGAAAAGAATGGCCAGTggcacacggcacggtacgaGCATCGGTGGAGTATGTTGCGCAATCCAAGTAGCATACGATGATGCGTGGTGCATAGCGCGTTAAGGATAGCGAAGGGAAGTCATGTGGAGCTATACTTTTCGGCTATTCCATCAGCTATCTTCACGCACCTGAACCGGCGAGGAGTGGAAGCATTGTTTACCTCGATAGCTGCGGACATTCGCTACGGAACTAGcctagtggtgttggtggtcgagCCTTCCATGGTTCGCTCGGTCGGCCGGAAGACAATAGGGACGATGTGTGGAACTTGCGTGCGCCATTTCTTGCGATCGCTGCGTGGTTATGTCACGGCACGGGGCTGTCGAAAACCATTTGGCCACAGTAGCACCGGCGTTTGGTCACTAGGATGCATCGGGAGCTGATCTCAGGCTCGTCGATAAGATGATCGACCCAGCGTGATAACATCATCATTTACAGCGTGAAGACGTCCAGTCGCCCGCGTGACCGAGACGGATCGGTGGAACCTGATTTCTTCAGAAAGATCAGATTGAGACTTTCCCCCCTCTTTTTGGTGTGGTACGTTGGCCAGACAGCGATCGTCATCTGCGGAAGAAATTAGCTATTGTAACTCGCTGCTTCCCAATTCCCCGTACCGCTTTTCGGTTTGGGATTAATtggtttgattgattggtcCGATATTGGATGCCAGCGAAAGGGTTGGAGGAGATGTTGATTTGGACAGCGAGATCACTGCGGGGACAGTCCATCTGTCTAAacacatcaccaccgccacgctttgatttgattaagTTTGTATAATACGAACGAAGATGGGACGATTACGTCGATGACCGATCTCGAAATCTGCACGCTGGTGCCATCGTTGGCTTTACTTCGGTACGGGAGGATCGGTTATATCGGTTTAATTGCATAAATCGGTCATATCTATATCTCATCATATGTGTCTTCTATTGAGTAAAATATGTTGATGGGACTAATTTTCTTTAAGTGACAAAAATTTAACAAAGAATTTTCTACAAATAATCAATTTATCGGAAATAGCCATGTCGGCAGATCGTGGACTGCCTAATGTTATGCGAGAAATGCCCTGACTTTAATTTTAATACAGAAAAAGTAAACGATTGCTCCTGGGACTTGTGCTTCTCATACAAAATTCATATTCCCCAATCCATATCCACATCCAAAGTATCCCGAGGACACAAAACGTCATTTCTTTTCGTGGCATTGCGAGCATTCAATTGGTTAATATTATCCTGCAGTTTAACCATCAACTCATGTTTTATTGAAGGTAATCCAGTGAGTAGAATGAAAAAGAGATAACTGAAAATTGATAATTATAACGACACgattcaaaatgaaatcgatgaaatcgaCGAAATCGACGAAACTGGTAAACGGGAGCACTGAAGCAGGCTTCTTAAACTCGCCTAGCGTtctgcgtgcgagtgtgtgcgcttCTCCTCCGTAGTTCCTgttgtttttaataattttgcCGCAAATATTTGGTTGTTTCGGTGCGATCGAGAAACGTAGGCACTAATTAGCGGAGGAAATAGCGAGAGAAGCATCTGAACAGTATTCTCATCCGGGTTATCGTAGTATACTGTGACACCAAACGTTCGTTTCTATGGTGAAACGATGAACGTTCTGGAGCAATTTAAGGCAACCGCCTTGACGCATCCGAAGTTGCCGGCACAATTTATAGAGCTGAATCCGGTCGAAAATGGACAAGGGGTAAGGAAGAGGACGCCCGCCACTGGTTATCAAGCACGTAAAGGTCTAATCGTGGTTTCATTTCCCTCCGGAACAGCAACAAGCGGATCATCTGCAAAGCGAGTCCCGGCAGCCGTTCGGATCGAGCGATGTCCACAAGACTAGCATCCTGCACTACCGTGTGCTGGCCGAAGGAGATGATGTGAAGACGGTTTACGAAGTCACGATTAAATTACCACCGGTAAGCCACAGCACTCTGCTGGCGTACTGTGCCTCACTTAGACCCATGAATGCTCTCCCGTTTTTTTAGAGCCTTGAGGAGGATTACTTTCCGGGAGATACGATCGGTATACTGACCTACAACCTACCAAGTGAGGTGGATTACTTACTTGATCGCTTACATCTACTTCCGATTGCCGATACACCGCACGAGATGAAGTTAGTGAAGCCGATCAAGAAAAAGAATGCCGAGCTACCGCACTACGTGCCGAAGTTATTCACACCTCGGCGTCTGTTGTCCGAGTGTCTCGATATACGGATTACACCGCGCAAGGTTCTCCTTCAGGCACTGTCCAGCTACACGACGGACGAGTGCGAGAAACGTTTGCTGGAGATTCTTTCGTCGAAGGAGGGTTCCAATCTCTACAATGAACTCATCATGAAGAATGAGATGAATCTGCTGCATGTGCTACGGTACGTGGCCAGCTGTAGGCCCCCGTTAGCCGTACTAGTGGAACACTTGCCTCGCCTGCAGGCTCGGCCCTATTCCATCGCGAGCCATGGACGGGAGAACCAGTTCCGGATCGTGTTCGCGATGCTGAACGATGGGCGCGTTGGACTGGCGACGCATATGCTCGAGAGCAAGCTGCTACACCCGAATCGCTGCGACAAGCATCTGTATATGTATTTGCGTCAGCTGAAGCCCGTCTTCCAGTACCGGGAGGAGGATCTGGAGCGTAACATCATTATGATCGGTCCTGGGACGGGGATGTCCCCGTACCTGGGCTTTCTCGAGTATCGCAAGCGAGCGAAGGTCGCAGCGTTGTCCAGCAACCGGAAGCTGAAACTCGGAACGGCATGGTTGCTAACGAGCTGCCGGTATCGCGACCGTAATTCGCTGTACGACGAAGAGCTGAAGCAGTACCTGCAGAGTGGCCTGTTGGATCGGCTACACATTGCCTCGTCTCGCGATGTGGAGAGTCGGTACAAGTTCGTGCAGGAGATCATCGAAGATCGAAAGGAGGACCTGATCGAGCTCCTGATGGAGGATTCGACGAAGCTGTACCTTTGCGGCGAAGGTCGCACCATGCTGCCCCGCATCCAGGACACGATCGTGACGTGTATGAGCAAGGTCAAGAGCATACCAAAGGCAGAGGCCGAATCCTTGCTGGCGGAGTATCGGAAAACCGGCAAGTATCTCTACTACTCCATGATACGGTATTGAGACAGTGCGAAGCCAGAGGCGCGTGGAAGGATTtgcatatacatatatatatatttatagaaTGATTCCGATGTTGCGTTACGTCGAATAAACGTCCTAGAAAGTAGTTTATTTTTTACTATGCGCAGTCTTCTTCAACTGACGATACATCTCGATCACGTTTTGTTGCTCCCGTTCGATCTTCATTCGTGTTGCGACGGGTAGATTCTTTCGTTTGCCCTTTAGATCGATTttcgtcgctgccgctggtttagccttcttcgatggtgtttgctgttgatcgTCCGCCTCGTCTCCCTGTGGGTCAATCATTGCATGCAGCAGTAGGCGTTTACTTCCAGGCTGCGGAGATTGTAAGTAAGGAATCATTAGAGTAAGCGTAGAATCGTGCGGCTACGCAGTTAGTGTAACGTCGCTACTCACCCGTGAGGCACCGTCCTGTTTGTTGGCTCGCCGAGGCAACGTGTTCAGCGTAGGTGGCCCCTTTACAACCTCGCCAAACTCAACTTTATCGTACTGATACTCGCGCAAAAGCAGATCCTCCTCACGGCGTTTCTTTTccagctccttctcctttttctttgcctttttctcGCTTAGTGTAAGTTTCTTGGCTTTCGCTTCTTCACGTACCTTTGCACCTTTTTTGCCATCCTTTCCCGCTTTGGCGTTTCGGAGGCGCTTCTTCAGCATAGCGTCCACTTCCGTGCCCTTGCGTTTGCGAATGTTGATCGCTCCGGTAAGCTCATCGCGCTCGACCTCGACACCGTACTTTACACCGAAGTTTACTTCCGCTTCTCGCTCCTTCTGAATCGTGGTGGCACGGTGCAGGAACGAGGATTCCGTTTCTTTCGCCTGTTTCTGCACCACTGTGTTACCGATGCTGatcttcggtcggtcgcgctGTCTCGTGTGTCCTGAATCATGGTTGGCCTTTTCCTTGAGCTGAATGAAGCGCTTGAATGCATTTGAAACTTCCTGCACGTCGTGCTCTTTCGGAGGGTTATTGATTTTATCTTTAATGCTAAGGAGATAAACGAGAACATCCTAGTTACCGTAGGGCAAGGGTTGAGCGTTTCCGAAATTTGATGAGAAACTTACGCGGCCTCCTTTTCTGCTAAGCGCTTCAGTGGATCTCGCACACCGTGCCGTTTTGGGACCggtattttccgttttgttggaCCGAATCGTCCCATTTTTTTGATTCTGTTGCAGAGTTAaagaaaaccaccaaacaaatCACGATTTACAAACAATACGAAACATGTGGTGACCGGCCGCCCGAGTCGCGAACGCAGGCCTGTAGACACATTGCGATTGCTGCACAGGCAGAGAGTTTGTTTCCctcttttctcctcctctgcACTCGTTGTTTTCCTAACACCACCAGCTCGTTCGTAAATcgcgggaaaatgggaaattcttaACTATATTCAACTTCAATAAAGATCCCTAAAAACCACGAATCTGAAAGTAGAAAAAGGATCTTAAATCCATTTACAACACCAACAGAACCAACCCCAGGTGAGAGTACAGAACTCCGGGCTGCCGAGATCCGGTAGTCCCAAAAGGAAATCATCAGAAACAGCACCGGCAAACATAAATGTTGGCAATTCTCCAAGGACCTGTTGGATTAACGATCGATTTCTCTTTCCAGGCATCATCACGGCAAGAACTCCTGCAATTAAGATACCCTGTCTCAAAGAGAACGAACAGATTACACCTAATCGGGCCATCTCACATCCGGAACGTCCGTGCAGAGAAATAATATTCGAAATAGAGCATCAACAGAAACAACTGTAGAAACCACAGAGAAGTGTGACACGTGACCTTAGTATCCGGTCCTTAATATAGAAGAAGGCTATATCCTCAGAGTAGCTTGCGAAGCTGGATTCAACAGCTGTACTGGGGAAAATCctcattgaagaagaaaaaatgcgGTCCGCCGAGTTGCTGAACGTTATCGAGGAATACGATGGACGGCAATTATCGTTACCACCGGTGCCAGTTTCGTTTATTAAATTGGAGCCAAGTGATGTAAGTCCTTGCGGCTTGAATTAGGATATCATTAGCTTTAACCTGTCTTTACGAATCCAGGACACAGCATCCGTACCAGTGGAGGACCATTTACAAGCCGGAGTAGCGCAGCCCTTTGCGGCTACTAAAGTGTTAATTGGCACTGTAACAAGCACTGTTACGTTATGCGAGGGAGAAGATATTAAATCAGTTTACGACGTGCAACTGGGAAACTTCGAGCAGACCGGGCATCGTCACTGGCCTGGTGATACGGTTGGAATTCTAACCTACAACCTACGGGAGGATGTTCAATACCTTTTGGATCATCTGGGCTGCGGAAAAAATGATTCGGCAGCTTCGACGGTAGATAGCAGATGGCATGTGGAGGTTGATAAAGGAACTACCAAGAAGGCAGCCAAAGTACCACCCTTCATACCGACCACGGTTACCCTGAGACGACTGTTCGCCGAATGTCTGGACTTACGAGCCATACCGAAAAAGGTACGATGGGACGCTATGTGAACTGCTCATTGCAAATCTGAACTAAGTGCTGACCACTTTTTTCCAATAGGCGTTCCTCCGTGCTTTGGCGTCGCATACAAGCGATACTTCCCAGCGACGGTTCTTAGAAATACTGTGCTCCAAAGAGGGCACTGCGGAGTACGAAAAGATTATTCTGAAGCATGGAAACGGTTTTCTGTCGCTGTTGAAGCTTGTACCTTCGTGCCTTCCTCCGGCGTCCTTGCTGGTGGAGCATCTTCCTCGGCTGATGCCTCGTCCCTACTCCATCGCTAATGCGTACCGTGAGGATGCAACTCGACCGGTGATACGGTTTCTCTTCTCGTACAATCCCACCGAACCAGGCATTACAACTACCTACCTCCAGGGTGTAAAGCTGGGTTCACAGGTGCACTTTTACTTCCGCCAAAGCAGCGACTTCACGTATAAGGACAGCGAACTTGCTAATGACGTGGTGATGGTTGGAACCGGCACTGGTATTTCTCCGTATCTTGCCTTTCTCGAccacagagcagcagctctgGCAACCGGTACCGTCCTCGGAAAGGCACGACTGATAGTAGGCTTCCGTTACCGAGATCGAAGCTACCTATGCCGCGAAGAAATTGCAGAATATGTGCGTAGAGGCGTACTAGATGGTTGCCATGAGGCATTCTCGCGAGATGGTGATGCTCGCTTTAAGTACGTCCAGGATTGCATCGCAGAGCACAAAGCATCGATCGAGCAAACGATGGGTGAAGGTGGTATATTCTATGTATGCGGAGATTCCAAACTGCTCTTACCACAGATCGCCGATAAATTTACAATGACCATCATAAATGGCGGCGGTAATGCAGTGTTGGCCGGTACCAGTgtaaaaacattgaaatcagCTGGTAAATATAGGGAAGACGTTTGGTTGTGAAACACCAAGAGAAAGTGTAGGAAAGTGTTTTGTAAAAACAACTGAAAAATCGCTCATCAAATGAGCGACAATGTGTTacatggaaaaaatggaaaaattgcaTTCTTATTAAGGAAAAGTTCCTAATTGAAACCCGACATGGTTTGTTCGTTGAAATAAAAGTATCCCAACTGCAAAAAACAACTTACCTGCAGCAATGGCCTCAGAAGCGCGATCATGTTCGGATGTTTCAGTACCAGACGCTCCAATGTTCAATGCGCTCTGCTCTTTACACACTTTCTATTCTAAATATATCAAATGTTGGACCATTTTATTGCGCGATAATAGTAAACAGTAAGGCCTTTACTACAAAATACAAACTCTTATCATCGATAAAAGGGTGTTGGTGTAAATTTTCGTTCAAAAACCGGGTTCCTCGTACTTTCTTGCTATAAAATACCATGAATGTCGTGAATACCGTTTCTAGTACCAGTCTAATATATCCTACATATTTGTGTATATATTGTATACGGTAAAACCAAGCGGTCTAGCTCGATTGACACACCCGGAGCGCACTCGAAAAAAAATGCCGTGATGGCATTTGCATTATGGATGGTTTAGTGTGTAAAGGTGCACACAGTTACGGATAATGTAATGGTAATGCTatcgaaaaccaaaaagacaACATAGTATACTGTACTGTGACTAATTATTAAATGCTGATTTGCACCCGATTTGGAATGCGAAGCATGTGGCGTCGTGATAATGCGTGCAGATGCACTAAATTGAATTACA
The sequence above is a segment of the Anopheles darlingi chromosome 2, idAnoDarlMG_H_01, whole genome shotgun sequence genome. Coding sequences within it:
- the LOC125959083 gene encoding methionine synthase reductase, encoding MNVLEQFKATALTHPKLPAQFIELNPVENGQGQQADHLQSESRQPFGSSDVHKTSILHYRVLAEGDDVKTVYEVTIKLPPSLEEDYFPGDTIGILTYNLPSEVDYLLDRLHLLPIADTPHEMKLVKPIKKKNAELPHYVPKLFTPRRLLSECLDIRITPRKVLLQALSSYTTDECEKRLLEILSSKEGSNLYNELIMKNEMNLLHVLRYVASCRPPLAVLVEHLPRLQARPYSIASHGRENQFRIVFAMLNDGRVGLATHMLESKLLHPNRCDKHLYMYLRQLKPVFQYREEDLERNIIMIGPGTGMSPYLGFLEYRKRAKVAALSSNRKLKLGTAWLLTSCRYRDRNSLYDEELKQYLQSGLLDRLHIASSRDVESRYKFVQEIIEDRKEDLIELLMEDSTKLYLCGEGRTMLPRIQDTIVTCMSKVKSIPKAEAESLLAEYRKTGKYLYYSMIRY
- the LOC125959088 gene encoding uncharacterized protein LOC125959088 yields the protein MGRFGPTKRKIPVPKRHGVRDPLKRLAEKEAAIKDKINNPPKEHDVQEVSNAFKRFIQLKEKANHDSGHTRQRDRPKISIGNTVVQKQAKETESSFLHRATTIQKEREAEVNFGVKYGVEVERDELTGAINIRKRKGTEVDAMLKKRLRNAKAGKDGKKGAKVREEAKAKKLTLSEKKAKKKEKELEKKRREEDLLLREYQYDKVEFGEVVKGPPTLNTLPRRANKQDGASRPGSKRLLLHAMIDPQGDEADDQQQTPSKKAKPAAATKIDLKGKRKNLPVATRMKIEREQQNVIEMYRQLKKTAHSKK
- the LOC125959082 gene encoding methionine synthase reductase-like is translated as MRSAELLNVIEEYDGRQLSLPPVPVSFIKLEPSDDTASVPVEDHLQAGVAQPFAATKVLIGTVTSTVTLCEGEDIKSVYDVQLGNFEQTGHRHWPGDTVGILTYNLREDVQYLLDHLGCGKNDSAASTVDSRWHVEVDKGTTKKAAKVPPFIPTTVTLRRLFAECLDLRAIPKKAFLRALASHTSDTSQRRFLEILCSKEGTAEYEKIILKHGNGFLSLLKLVPSCLPPASLLVEHLPRLMPRPYSIANAYREDATRPVIRFLFSYNPTEPGITTTYLQGVKLGSQVHFYFRQSSDFTYKDSELANDVVMVGTGTGISPYLAFLDHRAAALATGTVLGKARLIVGFRYRDRSYLCREEIAEYVRRGVLDGCHEAFSRDGDARFKYVQDCIAEHKASIEQTMGEGGIFYVCGDSKLLLPQIADKFTMTIINGGGNAVLAGTSVKTLKSAGKYREDVWL